One window of Brevibacterium pigmentatum genomic DNA carries:
- the murC gene encoding UDP-N-acetylmuramate--L-alanine ligase, giving the protein MTSANTIPENIVPVGDLGAVHFIGIGGSGMSGIARIMVMNGVAVTGSDAKESNVVDVLRTLGATVTIGHSADNLGEADTLVISSAIRKDNPELVEAQRRGLRILHRSGALASLMVDRRAVAVAGTHGKTTTTSMTTVALQACGVDPSFVIGGVLSTTGTNAHLGTGDVFVAEADESDGSFLLYEPAIGILTNVEADHLDHYGTPEKVREAFIEFCDGIQTRGGTIIACADDPGSHDVALHSRSQGADVVLYGTSEDADIVLRDLDSGIGSTFVLDLPGRDEALKVELRQPGMHNALNATAAIAVAHSLGGDVERAATGLAGYGGTRRRFEERGIAGGVRVIDDYAHHPTEVRAVLSAARGVVTDGGRVWAIFQPHLYSRTMEFREEFGQALGLADEVVVLDVFPAREDPVPGVTGALIADRVPHENVTFLESFAEAVPFVAARVRPGDLVLTVGAGDVTILGPELLSALEG; this is encoded by the coding sequence ATGACCTCTGCGAACACGATCCCTGAGAACATCGTTCCCGTCGGCGACCTCGGCGCCGTCCACTTCATCGGCATCGGCGGTTCGGGAATGTCCGGAATCGCGCGGATCATGGTCATGAACGGAGTCGCCGTCACCGGATCGGACGCGAAGGAATCCAACGTCGTCGATGTGCTGCGCACCCTCGGCGCCACCGTCACGATCGGACATTCGGCCGACAACCTCGGTGAGGCCGATACCCTCGTCATCTCCTCGGCCATCCGCAAGGACAACCCCGAACTCGTCGAAGCCCAGCGCCGTGGGCTGCGCATCCTCCACCGCTCAGGGGCTCTCGCCTCGCTCATGGTCGACAGGCGGGCAGTGGCCGTGGCCGGCACCCATGGAAAGACCACGACCACCTCGATGACCACCGTGGCGCTGCAGGCCTGTGGAGTCGACCCGTCCTTCGTCATCGGGGGAGTGCTGTCGACGACGGGCACGAACGCCCACCTGGGCACCGGCGACGTGTTCGTCGCCGAAGCGGACGAATCCGACGGATCGTTCCTCCTCTACGAACCGGCGATCGGCATCCTCACCAACGTCGAAGCCGACCACCTCGACCACTACGGGACCCCGGAGAAGGTGCGCGAAGCCTTCATCGAATTCTGCGACGGCATCCAGACCCGGGGCGGAACGATCATCGCCTGCGCCGACGATCCCGGATCCCACGACGTCGCCCTCCACTCCCGCAGCCAGGGCGCCGACGTCGTCCTCTACGGCACCTCCGAGGACGCCGATATCGTGCTCCGCGACCTCGACTCCGGGATCGGGTCGACTTTCGTCCTCGACCTACCCGGACGGGACGAGGCGCTCAAGGTCGAACTGCGTCAGCCGGGAATGCACAACGCGCTCAACGCCACCGCCGCCATCGCCGTGGCTCACAGCCTCGGCGGCGACGTCGAACGTGCGGCCACCGGACTCGCCGGCTACGGCGGCACCCGCCGCCGCTTCGAAGAACGCGGAATCGCCGGCGGAGTGCGGGTCATCGACGACTACGCTCACCACCCGACCGAGGTGCGCGCCGTGCTCAGCGCCGCCCGCGGAGTCGTCACCGACGGGGGACGCGTCTGGGCGATCTTCCAGCCGCACCTGTACTCGCGGACGATGGAATTCCGTGAGGAGTTCGGACAGGCCCTCGGCCTGGCCGATGAGGTCGTCGTCCTCGACGTCTTCCCCGCTCGCGAAGATCCCGTGCCGGGAGTCACCGGCGCGCTCATCGCCGATCGGGTCCCGCACGAGAACGTGACCTTCCTCGAGTCCTTCGCCGAGGCGGTCCCCTTCGTCGCCGCCCGAGTGCGGCCCGGAGACCTCGTGCTCACCGTCGGGGCCGGAGATGTCACGATCCTCGGGCCCGAGCTGCTGAGCGCACTGGAGGGCTGA
- a CDS encoding signal peptidase II, with protein sequence MNDPASRVKRPRAAMKAMLFTIAAIVVVIDQFTKFLAVSLLEDQPPVPVIGSLAGFTFYRNPGAALGLGSSVTWIFPIIAVGVFIAILVISRKLGSRAWAIGLGLLLGGLFGNLIDRLFREPAFLHGAVVDFIDLSLFICNVADIAISAAAVTLVIVSLRGIDIDGSDSTRVKEDSHD encoded by the coding sequence ATGAACGATCCTGCCTCACGGGTGAAAAGACCTCGTGCCGCCATGAAGGCCATGCTGTTCACAATCGCGGCAATCGTGGTCGTGATCGATCAGTTCACCAAATTCCTCGCCGTCAGCCTCCTCGAAGACCAGCCGCCGGTGCCCGTGATCGGCTCTCTGGCCGGATTCACCTTCTACCGCAATCCCGGAGCTGCGCTGGGCCTCGGCTCGAGCGTGACGTGGATCTTCCCGATCATCGCCGTCGGCGTCTTCATCGCGATCCTCGTGATCTCCCGCAAGCTCGGTTCGCGCGCGTGGGCGATCGGGCTCGGTCTGCTCCTGGGCGGACTCTTCGGCAACCTCATCGACAGGCTCTTCCGGGAACCCGCATTCCTGCACGGAGCCGTCGTCGACTTCATCGATCTGTCGCTGTTCATCTGCAACGTCGCGGACATCGCGATCTCCGCCGCCGCAGTCACGCTTGTCATCGTCAGCCTCAGAGGCATCGACATCGACGGATCGGACTCCACCCGTGTGAAAGAGGACTCTCATGACTGA
- a CDS encoding YggT family protein, with protein sequence MAIIFYILGTALSLYVYVLLARVVLDLVQVFSRDWRPTGFLLVLAEIVYTLTDPPLKLLRKIIPPLRLGQVSLDLGFIVLLIGIQIIASVFFNLSHASA encoded by the coding sequence GTGGCCATCATCTTCTACATCCTCGGTACAGCTCTGAGCCTCTATGTCTACGTGCTCCTGGCACGAGTCGTGCTCGACCTGGTCCAGGTGTTCTCCCGCGACTGGAGGCCCACGGGCTTCCTCCTCGTCCTTGCCGAGATCGTGTACACACTCACCGATCCGCCGCTGAAGCTGCTGCGCAAGATCATTCCGCCGCTGCGTCTGGGGCAGGTCTCACTCGATCTGGGATTCATCGTCCTGCTCATCGGCATCCAGATCATCGCGTCAGTGTTCTTCAACCTCTCGCACGCCTCCGCCTGA
- the ftsW gene encoding putative lipid II flippase FtsW — protein MGRQTTAKADERRRRKLAKTSASASAPPRSKRAGAATATKPAGVKTAAKTSGTRSASTPSASAKTAGKRTTGTASGTSAARGTASTAGNVKKPSKKPAKKPAKGTGKSSVKTVSVIRNAWDHLRGDIASLSAHPLTTYFLILVCVVLLTGLGLVMVLSASSVTSYDGGAGSSFAYFNKQAMFAGVGLVLMFVASRMPLLFWKRIAWFAIFVGLLMQALVFVPGLGKETKGNANWIGFGGFQIQPSEFLKVALALWLGFILAQKAGKMTTFGHAMIPIVPGVLAAAGLVVAGNDLGTGLVIMAMAAVCLFVGGFPTKYFLLLIGVGAAVVSFFVLSSQNRLDRIQAMLTGHADQTAADTMGQAWQSNHGLFSLASGGWLGVGLGASREKWSWLPEAHNDFIFAIIGEELGLVGTLVVILIFAVLGYGMVRVVMRSKSLMVQVATAGFFALIVGQAGINIGVVTGLLPVIGLPLPFVSYGGSSIIASLLAVGVVLSFARAEPGAEAAIAANKDRLRSSLAVLARKKRK, from the coding sequence ATGGGACGGCAGACCACCGCGAAGGCGGATGAACGTCGCCGCCGCAAGCTCGCGAAGACGTCGGCTTCCGCATCCGCACCGCCGAGGTCGAAGCGCGCCGGCGCGGCGACCGCGACGAAGCCTGCGGGTGTGAAGACCGCAGCGAAGACGTCCGGCACGAGGTCTGCCTCCACACCGTCCGCCTCGGCGAAGACGGCAGGGAAACGAACGACGGGGACCGCCTCGGGGACATCGGCCGCACGCGGCACCGCATCCACTGCCGGAAACGTGAAGAAGCCGTCGAAGAAACCCGCGAAGAAACCGGCGAAGGGCACGGGGAAGAGCTCGGTGAAGACCGTCTCGGTGATCAGGAACGCATGGGATCATCTGCGCGGCGACATCGCCAGCCTGTCGGCTCATCCGCTGACGACCTACTTCCTCATCCTCGTCTGCGTCGTGCTGCTCACGGGGCTGGGCCTGGTCATGGTGCTCTCCGCCTCATCGGTCACCTCCTACGACGGGGGAGCGGGCTCCTCGTTCGCCTACTTCAACAAGCAGGCGATGTTCGCAGGGGTCGGCCTCGTGCTCATGTTCGTGGCGAGCAGGATGCCTCTGCTGTTCTGGAAGCGGATCGCCTGGTTCGCCATCTTCGTCGGTCTTTTGATGCAAGCCTTGGTCTTCGTCCCAGGACTCGGCAAAGAGACGAAGGGCAATGCGAACTGGATCGGCTTCGGCGGCTTCCAGATCCAGCCCTCGGAGTTCCTCAAGGTCGCCCTCGCCCTGTGGCTCGGCTTCATCCTGGCTCAGAAGGCCGGGAAGATGACCACTTTCGGCCACGCCATGATCCCCATCGTCCCGGGAGTGCTCGCTGCCGCCGGACTCGTCGTCGCCGGCAACGACCTCGGCACCGGACTCGTCATCATGGCCATGGCAGCCGTGTGCCTGTTCGTCGGCGGATTCCCGACGAAGTACTTCCTGCTGCTGATCGGCGTGGGGGCCGCCGTCGTCAGCTTCTTCGTCCTCAGCTCTCAGAACCGACTCGACCGCATCCAGGCGATGCTCACCGGGCATGCGGATCAGACCGCCGCGGACACCATGGGCCAAGCCTGGCAGTCCAACCACGGGCTGTTCTCCTTGGCATCCGGCGGATGGCTGGGAGTCGGGCTCGGCGCCAGCCGTGAGAAATGGTCCTGGCTGCCTGAAGCCCACAACGACTTCATCTTCGCGATCATCGGAGAGGAGCTGGGCCTCGTCGGCACCCTTGTCGTCATCCTCATCTTCGCCGTCCTCGGATACGGCATGGTCCGTGTGGTGATGCGCTCGAAGAGCCTCATGGTCCAGGTCGCCACCGCCGGTTTCTTCGCCCTCATCGTCGGGCAGGCCGGAATCAACATCGGCGTCGTCACCGGACTGCTTCCGGTCATCGGTCTGCCGCTGCCGTTCGTGTCCTACGGCGGCTCCTCGATCATCGCCTCGCTCCTCGCCGTCGGAGTGGTGCTGTCGTTTGCCCGTGCTGAACCGGGCGCCGAGGCGGCCATCGCCGCCAACAAGGATCGCCTGCGATCCTCTCTCGCCGTGCTTGCCCGCAAGAAAAGGAAATGA
- the pgeF gene encoding peptidoglycan editing factor PgeF, which yields MLRSRFVIPGGRTAHIAFTDRHGGYSSGDFSSFNLARHVGDDDELVAANRAALAQVIGLSGERLSFVSQVHGTDVHLISDEAQLRQTPVEADAQLTTVPGLGLAIMVADCTPVMLADADAGVIAAIHAGRPGMAAGVVGNTVAAMREAGARDIHAVIGPSVCPRCYEVPPELRSEVAAIEPTAASVSVTGTPALDVAGGVAEQLRRNDVTIDHFSRTCTKESEDLFSYRRQKRTGRFAGIIWLQEEKTATHP from the coding sequence ATGCTGCGCTCGAGGTTCGTCATCCCGGGCGGGCGCACCGCCCACATCGCCTTCACCGACCGGCACGGCGGATACTCGAGCGGGGACTTCTCCTCGTTCAATCTCGCCCGCCACGTCGGCGACGATGACGAACTCGTCGCAGCCAACCGAGCCGCTCTCGCTCAGGTCATCGGCCTGAGCGGGGAGCGGCTCTCGTTCGTCTCCCAGGTGCATGGAACCGATGTGCACCTCATCAGCGACGAAGCGCAGCTGCGGCAGACTCCGGTCGAAGCCGATGCCCAGTTGACGACCGTCCCCGGTCTCGGGCTGGCGATCATGGTCGCCGACTGCACCCCGGTCATGCTCGCCGATGCCGACGCCGGCGTCATCGCCGCGATCCATGCGGGACGACCGGGGATGGCCGCAGGAGTGGTCGGCAATACGGTGGCGGCGATGCGCGAGGCCGGTGCACGGGACATCCACGCGGTCATCGGACCCTCGGTCTGTCCCCGCTGCTATGAAGTCCCGCCCGAGCTGAGGAGCGAGGTCGCGGCGATCGAGCCGACGGCCGCCTCGGTGTCGGTGACCGGAACACCGGCCCTCGACGTCGCCGGAGGCGTGGCCGAACAGCTGCGCCGCAATGATGTGACCATCGATCATTTCTCACGCACCTGCACGAAGGAGTCCGAGGACCTCTTCTCCTACCGCAGGCAGAAGCGGACGGGCCGGTTCGCCGGGATCATCTGGCTGCAGGAAGAAAAGACCGCGACACACCCGTAG
- a CDS encoding DivIVA domain-containing protein produces the protein MALTPEDVVNKRFQHVKFRDGYDQDEVDDFLDEVVVEIRRLYQENDELRQKLSTAEQRVKELEAGGASAAPAQDIDATQAMPAAVPAPEEKSEAPAQAEAPAAPAPVEETPAPAVKEAAPAQQDNSAAPSMAAGAAGGAAGAGLGAAAVGGDGDAHGLIALAQRVHDEHVAEGERKRDELIKGAEKEAADIVGKAEAKRDETLSTLETQKSTLERSIDQLSNFERQYRTRLKSYLNDQLRDLENSTSLAPETLDGNGPLGGSSNHKL, from the coding sequence ATGGCGCTCACGCCTGAAGACGTAGTAAACAAGCGGTTCCAGCATGTGAAGTTCCGCGACGGGTACGACCAGGACGAAGTCGACGATTTCCTTGATGAGGTCGTCGTTGAGATTCGCCGTCTCTACCAGGAGAACGACGAACTGCGTCAGAAGCTCTCCACCGCTGAACAGCGTGTGAAGGAACTCGAAGCCGGCGGCGCTTCCGCTGCACCGGCTCAGGACATCGACGCCACTCAGGCGATGCCCGCCGCGGTTCCCGCACCCGAGGAGAAGTCAGAAGCTCCGGCTCAGGCCGAGGCACCTGCCGCTCCGGCACCGGTCGAAGAGACCCCGGCCCCGGCCGTCAAGGAAGCCGCTCCCGCTCAGCAGGACAACTCCGCGGCCCCATCGATGGCCGCCGGTGCTGCCGGTGGAGCTGCGGGTGCCGGTCTCGGTGCTGCCGCAGTCGGTGGCGACGGAGACGCTCATGGTCTCATCGCTCTGGCCCAGCGCGTCCACGACGAGCATGTTGCCGAAGGTGAGCGCAAGCGCGACGAACTCATCAAGGGCGCCGAGAAGGAAGCCGCCGACATCGTCGGCAAGGCCGAAGCCAAGCGCGACGAAACGCTGTCGACCCTCGAAACGCAGAAGTCGACCCTCGAGCGTTCGATCGACCAGCTCTCGAACTTCGAGCGCCAGTACCGCACTCGACTCAAGAGCTACCTCAACGATCAGCTGCGTGACCTCGAGAACTCCACGAGCCTGGCTCCGGAGACCCTCGACGGAAACGGCCCGCTGGGCGGTTCCTCGAACCACAAGCTCTGA
- the murG gene encoding undecaprenyldiphospho-muramoylpentapeptide beta-N-acetylglucosaminyltransferase translates to MTSILLAGGGTTGHISPMLAIGRELRRQHPDWDVVALGTPDGLEADIVPRAGFELLTIDKVPMPRSISPALLKFPGRFRGNISAVKQIISSRSIDAVVGVGGYVCPPAFLAAKQAKIPLIVHEANAKPGMANRLGARLTTAGRVGITFPDTQLRNSTLVGMPMPTEITDLNRGDEGQRAAFRADLGLRDDRPVLVVTGGSSGAQKINEAFLATATACQEAGIQVLHITGAGKGDALREVAAELSDYHVVDYVDGMHRAYAVADLLVARSGAATVSEATVAGVPALYVPLAIGNGEQRLNASGSVSAGASLMVDNAEFSPSTVVDTILPLLADESRLAQMSRAALQLNYPTDAAARMAAIVNRALEG, encoded by the coding sequence ATGACGAGTATCCTCCTCGCCGGTGGAGGCACCACCGGCCATATCTCGCCGATGCTGGCGATCGGCCGTGAGCTGCGCCGGCAGCACCCGGACTGGGATGTCGTGGCGCTGGGCACCCCCGATGGGCTCGAAGCCGATATCGTTCCCCGCGCCGGATTCGAACTGCTCACCATCGACAAAGTGCCCATGCCGCGGTCGATCAGCCCCGCACTGCTGAAATTCCCGGGTCGCTTCCGCGGAAACATCTCCGCCGTCAAGCAGATCATCTCCTCCCGGAGCATCGACGCCGTCGTCGGCGTCGGCGGCTATGTGTGCCCACCGGCGTTCCTCGCCGCCAAACAGGCGAAGATCCCGCTGATCGTCCACGAAGCCAATGCGAAGCCGGGAATGGCCAACCGCCTCGGCGCTCGACTGACCACTGCCGGTCGGGTCGGCATCACCTTCCCGGACACGCAGCTGCGCAATTCGACGCTCGTGGGCATGCCCATGCCCACCGAGATCACCGATCTGAACCGCGGCGACGAGGGACAGCGCGCGGCGTTCCGTGCCGATCTCGGGCTGCGCGACGACCGTCCGGTCCTCGTCGTGACCGGCGGATCCTCCGGTGCGCAGAAGATCAACGAAGCCTTCCTCGCCACCGCCACGGCGTGCCAGGAAGCCGGCATCCAGGTCCTCCACATCACGGGAGCAGGAAAGGGCGACGCGCTGCGCGAGGTCGCCGCCGAGCTGAGCGACTACCACGTCGTGGACTATGTCGACGGAATGCATCGGGCCTATGCGGTCGCCGATCTGCTCGTCGCCCGGTCCGGAGCCGCCACGGTCTCCGAAGCCACGGTCGCCGGAGTCCCGGCACTCTACGTGCCCCTGGCCATCGGCAACGGCGAACAGCGGCTCAACGCCTCCGGCAGCGTCTCGGCCGGTGCCTCGCTCATGGTCGACAATGCCGAATTCTCACCGTCGACGGTCGTCGACACCATCCTGCCGCTGCTCGCCGACGAGTCCCGACTCGCACAGATGAGCCGGGCGGCACTGCAGCTGAACTACCCCACCGATGCCGCGGCCCGCATGGCCGCCATCGTCAACCGCGCGCTGGAAGGCTGA
- a CDS encoding RluA family pseudouridine synthase, with translation MTERSILVPEGLDGQRVDAAMSKLLGLSRTAAADICADGGVEMSGRSVIKSDRVIAGERLDIMMPEPRKPLEVVPDPVPGMRIVHDEDAFVVVDKPVGVAAHPALGWTGRTVVGGLAAAGFRIATSGAPERQGIVQRLDVGTSGLMVVAKSEYAYSVLKRAFKERTVEKTYHAVVQGLPDPVLGTIDAPIARHPKHDGLYAVRTEGKNAITHYEVIEAHRRAALVEVHLETGRTHQIRVHFSATKHPCVGDLPYGADPVLAKELGLERQWLHAVKLGFHHPDTQKWVEFESGYPEDLQTALDRIRPN, from the coding sequence ATGACTGAACGCTCCATCCTCGTCCCCGAGGGACTCGACGGACAGCGCGTCGACGCCGCGATGTCGAAGCTGCTCGGCCTCTCCCGCACTGCGGCCGCCGATATCTGCGCAGACGGGGGAGTGGAGATGTCGGGGCGCTCGGTCATCAAATCCGATCGCGTCATCGCCGGCGAACGGCTCGACATCATGATGCCGGAACCCAGGAAGCCGCTCGAGGTCGTGCCCGACCCCGTGCCGGGAATGCGCATCGTCCACGACGAGGATGCCTTCGTCGTCGTCGACAAGCCCGTCGGCGTGGCGGCCCACCCGGCTCTCGGTTGGACCGGACGCACGGTCGTCGGCGGGCTCGCAGCAGCGGGCTTCCGCATCGCGACGTCGGGTGCGCCCGAACGTCAGGGCATCGTGCAGCGACTCGACGTCGGCACCTCCGGACTCATGGTCGTGGCGAAGAGCGAATACGCCTACAGCGTGCTCAAACGCGCCTTCAAAGAGCGCACGGTGGAGAAGACCTACCACGCGGTCGTGCAGGGTCTGCCCGATCCCGTGCTCGGCACCATCGACGCTCCGATCGCCCGGCATCCGAAGCACGACGGGCTCTACGCCGTGCGCACCGAAGGCAAGAACGCGATCACCCACTATGAAGTGATCGAAGCCCACCGCCGTGCCGCGCTCGTCGAGGTCCATCTCGAGACCGGACGCACTCACCAGATCCGCGTCCACTTCTCCGCCACCAAGCATCCCTGTGTCGGCGACCTGCCCTACGGCGCCGATCCCGTGTTGGCGAAGGAACTCGGCCTGGAACGCCAATGGCTGCACGCCGTCAAACTCGGTTTCCATCACCCCGACACGCAGAAGTGGGTCGAATTCGAAAGCGGCTATCCCGAGGATCTGCAGACTGCACTCGACCGCATCCGGCCGAACTGA
- a CDS encoding cell division protein FtsQ/DivIB, whose amino-acid sequence MALLPPAQAGDNSTADLTGVIRARRRQTWRRRLIAIGIVAALIALVAVAWFSPLLTLTKVQVSGSRLVDTDKVSNFVLDSQRGRPLPQVRPGTVEDSVLGEFPKAEAASVHYAGPRALKIEITDRTPVIAIEGESGYRLYDSDAVDLGTVDKAPKKLTVLSGGGHQPDRETVSAVIRFMGELRPELRRQLVTIEAKDAMSLQGRLDTGKQKATVVFGDSSDASLKMRTAAQLAAEGRTEIDVSVPSVPVTD is encoded by the coding sequence ATGGCGCTGCTTCCCCCGGCCCAGGCCGGTGACAACTCCACTGCGGACCTCACCGGAGTCATCCGTGCCCGCCGCAGGCAGACCTGGCGTCGCCGTCTCATCGCCATCGGCATCGTGGCGGCCCTCATCGCCCTCGTCGCCGTCGCCTGGTTCTCACCCCTGCTGACACTGACGAAAGTGCAGGTCAGCGGCAGTCGGCTGGTCGACACCGACAAGGTCAGCAACTTCGTGCTCGACAGTCAGAGAGGCAGACCGCTGCCGCAGGTGCGTCCGGGCACGGTCGAGGACTCCGTGCTGGGGGAGTTCCCGAAAGCGGAAGCGGCCTCGGTCCACTACGCAGGTCCCCGGGCGCTGAAGATCGAGATCACCGACCGCACCCCGGTCATCGCGATCGAAGGCGAATCCGGCTACCGTCTCTACGACTCCGACGCCGTCGACCTCGGAACGGTCGACAAGGCGCCGAAGAAGCTCACCGTGCTCAGCGGCGGCGGACACCAGCCGGACAGAGAGACCGTGTCGGCGGTCATCCGGTTCATGGGCGAGCTGCGGCCGGAGCTGCGCCGTCAGCTGGTGACGATCGAAGCCAAGGACGCCATGAGCCTCCAGGGTCGCCTCGACACCGGAAAGCAGAAAGCCACGGTCGTCTTCGGCGATTCCTCGGACGCCAGTCTCAAGATGCGCACTGCTGCCCAGCTCGCCGCCGAAGGCCGCACCGAGATCGATGTCTCCGTGCCTTCTGTGCCCGTGACCGACTGA
- a CDS encoding cell division protein SepF: protein MSAIKKTLEYLGFVEEEDETTQHTDRRDTAHRDREVVETFDDAEQYDEPAAAEERTPAPVTPIHPSPIRPVDTPAPGTSMNRIRTIHPRSYNDAMVIGAAFREGTPVIMNLSEMDENNSKRLVDFSAGLIFGLHGSIERVTNKVFLLTPENIEVAGENEADSDTQASFFNQS from the coding sequence ATGTCAGCAATCAAGAAGACGCTGGAATACCTGGGTTTCGTCGAAGAAGAGGACGAGACCACCCAGCACACCGATCGTCGTGATACCGCGCACCGGGATCGCGAGGTCGTCGAGACCTTCGATGACGCCGAGCAGTACGACGAACCGGCTGCGGCGGAGGAGCGGACTCCGGCACCGGTGACACCGATCCATCCGTCACCGATCCGTCCCGTAGACACCCCTGCGCCAGGAACCTCAATGAATCGCATCAGGACCATCCACCCCCGCAGCTACAACGACGCCATGGTCATCGGCGCCGCCTTCCGTGAGGGCACCCCCGTGATCATGAACCTCTCGGAGATGGACGAGAACAACTCCAAGCGCCTCGTCGACTTCTCCGCGGGCCTCATCTTCGGCCTCCACGGATCGATCGAGCGGGTCACGAACAAGGTGTTCCTGCTGACGCCCGAGAACATCGAAGTCGCCGGTGAGAACGAAGCAGATTCGGACACTCAGGCCAGCTTCTTCAACCAGAGCTGA
- the ftsZ gene encoding cell division protein FtsZ → MAEFPQSGADIKVAGTGGGGVNAVQRMIDVGLRGVEFIAINTDAQALVLSDADVKLEIGRDQTRGLGAGADPEIGKKAAESSEDAIRDALEGADMVFVTAGEGGGTGTGAAPVVARVARSLGALTIGVVTRPFTFEGRRRSAQAEAGIAALREEVDTLIVIPNDRLLSISDRSVSVVEAFRSADEVLRSGVQGITDLISVPGLINLDFADVKSVMQDAGTALMGIGAATGDDRAVQAAESAIASPLLEASIDGAHGVLFCITGGGDLGLFEVNEAARLVQEAAHPEANIIFGAVIDDNIGDECRVTVIAAGFDNTSPNAETAGSDQIPAPIPAAAPAEPEVESPVVAESESENETPAAEEPAAAPRRSEEHQIPATLPGERSSSNFDSDLDIPDFLK, encoded by the coding sequence TTGGCTGAATTCCCACAATCCGGAGCGGACATCAAAGTTGCCGGAACCGGCGGCGGCGGTGTCAACGCTGTACAGAGGATGATCGACGTCGGCCTGCGCGGCGTGGAGTTCATCGCGATCAACACCGACGCCCAGGCTCTCGTCCTCTCCGACGCCGATGTCAAGCTCGAGATCGGCCGTGACCAGACCCGGGGCCTCGGCGCCGGCGCGGACCCGGAGATCGGCAAGAAAGCCGCCGAATCCTCGGAAGACGCCATCCGCGACGCCCTCGAGGGTGCGGACATGGTCTTCGTCACCGCCGGCGAAGGCGGCGGCACGGGAACCGGTGCCGCCCCCGTCGTGGCCCGGGTGGCCCGTTCGCTCGGCGCACTGACCATCGGTGTCGTCACCCGCCCCTTCACCTTCGAGGGACGTCGCCGTTCCGCGCAGGCGGAAGCCGGAATCGCGGCGCTGCGCGAAGAGGTCGACACCCTCATCGTCATCCCCAACGACCGTCTGCTCTCGATCTCCGATCGCAGCGTCTCCGTCGTCGAAGCATTCCGCTCCGCCGATGAGGTCCTGCGCTCCGGCGTCCAGGGCATCACCGACCTCATCTCGGTCCCGGGTCTGATCAACCTCGACTTCGCCGACGTCAAGTCGGTCATGCAGGATGCCGGGACCGCGCTCATGGGCATCGGTGCGGCAACCGGAGACGACCGTGCCGTGCAGGCCGCCGAATCCGCCATCGCCTCCCCGCTGCTGGAAGCCAGCATCGACGGCGCCCACGGAGTGCTCTTCTGCATCACCGGCGGCGGCGACCTCGGACTCTTCGAGGTCAATGAGGCCGCACGCCTGGTCCAGGAAGCAGCGCACCCCGAAGCGAACATCATCTTCGGCGCCGTCATCGACGACAACATCGGCGACGAGTGCCGCGTGACCGTCATCGCCGCAGGATTCGACAACACCTCGCCGAATGCGGAGACCGCCGGTTCCGACCAGATTCCGGCCCCGATCCCGGCCGCCGCGCCGGCGGAGCCCGAAGTCGAGTCGCCCGTCGTCGCCGAGTCCGAATCCGAGAACGAGACGCCGGCAGCCGAGGAGCCCGCAGCCGCTCCGCGCCGCAGCGAGGAACACCAGATTCCCGCCACGCTGCCGGGCGAACGCAGCAGCTCGAACTTCGACTCCGACCTCGATATCCCGGACTTCCTCAAGTAA